Sequence from the Symbiopectobacterium purcellii genome:
GGTGCTTTCCTACTCCAGATTGGTATTGGCGCATTGGTGCTTTATGTGCCCCTTGGCCGCAAGATACTGGCAGGGATGACTGAAGGGGTTGCTCTGATTATTGGTTACGGCAATGAAGGCGTATCGTTTATTTTTGGTGGCCTGGCTTCCGATAAGATGTATGAGCTGTTTGGTGGCGGTGGCTTTGTCTTTGCGCTGCGGGTGCTACCGATCATTGTCTTTTTCTCCTCGTTGATTGCCGTGTTGTATTACATCGGTGTGATGCAATGGGTTATTCGCCTGCTAGGCGGAGCGCTGCAAAAGCTGCTAAAAACATCGCGTACCGAATCGCTCTCGGCGACGGCAAATATCTTTGTCGGGCAGACGGAAGCACCGCTGGTGGTACGTCCCTACATTGCCACTATGACGCGTTCAGAGCTGTTTGCCGTGATGTGCGGCGGACTGGCATCCATTGCCGGGGCGGTGATGGCGGGTTATGCGCAGATGGGCGTGCCGTTGGAGTATCTGATTGCTGCCTCCTTTATGGCTGCACCGGGTGGCTTGCTGTTTGCCAAGCTGATTGTGCCGGAAACAGAAAAAACACACGATCATGAGACTCACTCCGGTTTTGTAAGCGCCGATGATCAACCGGCCAACGTGATAGACGCAGCGGCCAGTGGTGCGGCTTCTGGGTTACAACTGGCACTCAATGTCGGTGCAATGTTGCTGGCGTTTGTGGCGCTGATTGCCTTGCTCAATGGCATCCTGGGGGGCATTGGCGGATGGTTTGATTATCCACAGCTATCGATGGAACTGATTTTAGGGTGGTTGTTCGCGCCGGTGGCTTTCCTTATCGGGATTCCGTGGCAGGA
This genomic interval carries:
- a CDS encoding NupC/NupG family nucleoside CNT transporter — protein: MQLIMSLIGMAVLVLVAVLLSSNRKAIRLRTVLGAFLLQIGIGALVLYVPLGRKILAGMTEGVALIIGYGNEGVSFIFGGLASDKMYELFGGGGFVFALRVLPIIVFFSSLIAVLYYIGVMQWVIRLLGGALQKLLKTSRTESLSATANIFVGQTEAPLVVRPYIATMTRSELFAVMCGGLASIAGAVMAGYAQMGVPLEYLIAASFMAAPGGLLFAKLIVPETEKTHDHETHSGFVSADDQPANVIDAAASGAASGLQLALNVGAMLLAFVALIALLNGILGGIGGWFDYPQLSMELILGWLFAPVAFLIGIPWQESTVAGAFIGQKLILNEFVAYLNFSQHLKADDAVAALGLQVLSDQSKAIISFALCGFANLSSIAILIGGLGSMAPNRRQDIARFGLKAVAAGTLSNLMSATIAGFFLAL